A stretch of the Marivirga tractuosa DSM 4126 genome encodes the following:
- a CDS encoding ABC transporter permease, producing the protein MLKNYLKIALRNIKRHSLRSFIHVIGLSIGIAACFVVYNLVSYEYSFDTHQKDRDRIYRITSVTSNGEEEWPNPGSPIPLVEAVRNEMSAAQEVAPIFSAYRFLVESADESENFGISTKVVFADEKYFSLFEYEWLAGSAINSLDQPNSVVLTKSSARRYFGDEALNTILGKELVYTDTLRVMVTGVVEDVQKNTDLIFTDFISYETLLSNREIRAKRNVDDWGSVSSNAQLFVKLAPGQKEKADNELIAIKNKYVEPDGNWTTQFEFEPFSNLHFSDTFSGNTADRKTLNGLIIIGFFILFIACINFINLETAQARLRSKEVGIRKTMGSTRRQLISQFLIETYVIILLAMVGATLLSQLVTSYFQEVLPAGFEFDYWNFDNALFLLGLSLIVLLLSGFYPSMILSGYSPIKAIKDKGMTHSKSNFQYFLRKNLIVFQFGSSIAFIIIVLAINSQIDFLLNKNIGFNKEAVLHISTPFQGTLDKTKLLKSELESIAGVDKVSLSNDMLISGSMWTSTVTHDLNGVEEEVSIQVKTADTSYLSLYEVPFLAGRNFSFDESEIVINEAALEKLGIESAHAALGKQVEYDSTYLSVVGVIPNIHTQSMHAAIRPMMMGYDERNLFTVNTKLAPNVDLRACVDAMQDAFKNIYPNETREFTFLDETVANFYTSEVRLRKVLIFSTVIAILISCLGLFGLSSFTIAQRTKEISIRKVLGASLSNILVLITKEYALLISVAFVLSIYPAWYFLNNWLSNFQYRMELSALTFIVAGVIALVLSLLIVGLHSLKAANSNPAEVLKDE; encoded by the coding sequence ATGTTAAAAAACTATCTTAAAATCGCCCTGCGAAATATCAAGCGTCACAGCTTGCGCTCTTTTATTCATGTAATAGGTCTATCCATAGGAATAGCTGCTTGCTTTGTTGTTTATAACTTGGTGAGTTATGAATATAGCTTTGATACCCATCAAAAGGATCGAGATCGAATTTACAGAATTACTTCTGTCACAAGTAATGGAGAGGAAGAGTGGCCTAATCCGGGTTCTCCCATTCCTTTGGTTGAAGCGGTTCGAAATGAAATGTCGGCTGCTCAAGAAGTTGCTCCCATCTTCAGTGCCTATCGATTTTTGGTTGAGTCAGCTGATGAGTCAGAGAATTTTGGTATCAGTACTAAGGTGGTATTTGCTGATGAGAAGTACTTTTCTCTATTTGAGTATGAATGGTTGGCAGGATCTGCAATAAATTCATTAGATCAACCAAATTCGGTTGTGCTCACCAAATCTTCGGCTAGAAGGTATTTTGGTGATGAAGCCCTAAATACAATTCTCGGTAAGGAATTAGTTTATACTGATACCTTGCGTGTGATGGTGACGGGAGTGGTGGAAGACGTACAAAAAAATACGGACCTCATTTTTACGGATTTCATTTCTTATGAGACGCTATTGAGTAATAGAGAAATCCGAGCCAAGAGGAATGTGGATGACTGGGGATCTGTTAGTTCAAATGCGCAACTTTTTGTCAAGTTGGCCCCTGGTCAGAAGGAAAAAGCTGACAATGAATTGATAGCAATCAAAAATAAATATGTGGAACCCGATGGTAATTGGACAACCCAATTTGAATTTGAGCCTTTTAGCAATTTACATTTTTCAGATACTTTTAGTGGAAATACAGCCGATAGGAAAACCTTGAATGGATTGATAATTATTGGTTTCTTTATTCTATTTATTGCATGTATCAATTTCATAAACCTGGAAACTGCTCAAGCTAGATTGAGATCGAAGGAAGTTGGGATTAGAAAAACAATGGGTAGTACTAGAAGGCAATTGATTAGTCAATTTTTGATAGAGACCTATGTCATTATACTTTTAGCCATGGTCGGAGCTACCTTATTAAGTCAGTTGGTGACATCCTATTTTCAAGAGGTTCTTCCTGCAGGTTTTGAGTTTGATTATTGGAATTTCGATAACGCATTATTTTTGCTGGGGCTTTCATTAATAGTGTTGCTTTTATCTGGTTTTTATCCTTCCATGATTCTTTCAGGCTATAGTCCAATAAAAGCAATAAAGGATAAAGGAATGACACATAGCAAGTCCAATTTTCAATATTTTTTGAGAAAGAATTTGATTGTATTCCAGTTTGGATCTTCCATTGCATTTATCATTATCGTTTTGGCTATAAATTCTCAGATTGATTTCCTTTTGAATAAAAATATTGGTTTTAATAAAGAGGCAGTCTTACATATTTCCACACCTTTTCAAGGTACTTTAGACAAAACCAAATTACTTAAAAGTGAATTGGAATCAATTGCCGGTGTTGATAAGGTTAGTTTAAGTAATGATATGCTAATTTCTGGCTCAATGTGGACGAGCACAGTAACCCATGATCTTAATGGTGTGGAAGAAGAAGTAAGCATACAGGTTAAAACTGCCGACACCAGCTACCTTTCACTTTACGAAGTTCCCTTTTTAGCAGGAAGAAATTTCAGTTTTGATGAATCTGAGATTGTGATTAACGAGGCTGCTCTGGAAAAGCTCGGGATAGAAAGTGCTCATGCTGCCCTTGGGAAGCAAGTGGAATATGATAGTACATATCTTTCGGTTGTAGGAGTAATCCCAAATATTCACACCCAGTCTATGCATGCAGCTATAAGACCTATGATGATGGGCTATGATGAAAGAAATCTATTTACAGTAAACACTAAGCTGGCTCCAAACGTGGATTTAAGAGCCTGCGTAGATGCCATGCAGGATGCTTTCAAAAATATCTACCCAAATGAAACAAGAGAGTTTACGTTTTTGGATGAGACGGTTGCGAACTTTTATACAAGTGAAGTTCGATTAAGAAAAGTACTGATTTTCTCAACTGTGATTGCAATTCTGATTAGTTGTTTAGGGCTTTTTGGCTTGTCTTCTTTTACTATAGCACAAAGAACCAAAGAGATCAGCATTCGAAAAGTGTTGGGAGCTTCATTATCAAATATTTTAGTATTGATTACCAAAGAATACGCCTTACTGATATCGGTTGCCTTTGTATTGTCCATTTACCCAGCCTGGTATTTTTTGAATAATTGGTTAAGCAATTTTCAATACCGCATGGAATTATCTGCATTGACTTTTATAGTTGCAGGCGTTATAGCCCTTGTTTTAAGCTTATTAATAGTAGGGTTACACTCGCTTAAAGCAGCTAATAGTAATCCAGCTGAAGTATTGAAAGATGAGTGA
- a CDS encoding ABC transporter permease, with amino-acid sequence MFKHNLLIIYRNFKRFKSTFFINLLGLSTGMACALLIFLWVNDELSIDKFHENDEQLYQVYLHHDEKGEIRSAPPVPALLADVLEVERPEVLRAVEDTDTNEFGDSFSLAIGEDKMKARGKFSGQEYFQLFSFPFLKGNAETALADKSGIVLTESLAQKLFGTTDVIGKSLEWQILKFKGQAQVSAVIHDLPSNSTESFEFILPFSVFIDDLMGKERNHWGNYIALTYVQLAEGTDVPQLNEEIAPLIKNKVEWSNVEPFVKQYSSRYLHGKFENGKEAGGRITYVRLFGIIALFVLSIACINFMNLSTARAAGRLKEIGVKKTLGANRKQLIIQHLGESVAMTIISLIVAYLLVLLLLPQFNAITDKSLSLQLSPNLLIATAGITLFTGLLAGSYPALYLSGFKLVSILKGKLTTSTGELWTRKGLVVFQFVISIVLLVSVWVVYKQIEYVQNKNLGYERQQVVKIPIEGEVANRLELFIDRLKAVPGVVNASATTHSIVKSGASTTGVTWQGKDPDSNILFEQARAYYGLIETLGIEMKEGRSFSNEYGAEEDKIIFNEAAIKVMGLEDPIGKTVTMWGKEKQIIGVVKDFHFSSLHEEVSPMLFHFDISFMLSIFAKIQANSTEETLAGIQALYKDFNPGFTLNYEFLDVNYQAQYQAEQKVSLLSRYFAGIAIIISCLGLFGLAAFTAERRQKEIGIRKILGAGGLQIMKLLSADFTKMVFIAIIIALPISFWATQNWLQGFAYSIEPEWWYFAGAGLIAIVIAWITISFQTIKAMRLNPAETLKDE; translated from the coding sequence ATGTTTAAACATAACCTCCTTATAATCTACCGCAATTTCAAGCGATTTAAAAGTACTTTCTTTATCAATCTTTTGGGGCTTTCCACCGGCATGGCTTGTGCACTTCTTATTTTCCTGTGGGTCAATGATGAGCTTTCGATCGATAAATTCCATGAAAATGATGAGCAGCTTTATCAGGTTTATTTACATCATGATGAGAAGGGAGAAATCCGTTCTGCACCGCCAGTTCCGGCACTTTTGGCGGATGTATTGGAAGTAGAAAGGCCGGAGGTGCTCAGAGCAGTGGAGGATACAGATACCAATGAATTTGGCGACAGTTTTTCTTTGGCTATTGGGGAGGATAAAATGAAAGCAAGAGGAAAGTTTTCTGGTCAGGAATATTTTCAGTTGTTCTCTTTTCCATTTTTAAAAGGTAATGCCGAAACAGCATTGGCTGATAAAAGTGGTATAGTTTTAACCGAATCTTTAGCGCAAAAACTTTTTGGAACTACTGATGTGATAGGCAAAAGCTTGGAATGGCAGATCTTGAAATTTAAGGGACAAGCTCAGGTTTCGGCTGTTATTCATGATTTGCCCAGTAATAGTACTGAGTCTTTCGAGTTTATACTTCCTTTTTCGGTTTTTATAGATGATTTAATGGGCAAAGAGCGTAATCATTGGGGCAATTATATAGCACTTACTTATGTGCAATTGGCAGAAGGAACAGATGTGCCCCAACTGAATGAAGAAATAGCTCCACTGATAAAAAATAAAGTAGAATGGAGTAATGTTGAACCTTTTGTAAAGCAGTATTCTAGCAGGTATTTGCATGGTAAATTTGAAAATGGAAAGGAGGCAGGAGGGCGGATAACATATGTGCGCCTGTTCGGTATAATAGCATTATTTGTTTTATCGATTGCTTGTATCAATTTCATGAATTTAAGCACGGCCCGAGCAGCTGGAAGATTAAAGGAAATTGGTGTAAAAAAGACTTTAGGAGCTAATCGTAAGCAATTAATTATTCAACATCTGGGAGAATCTGTAGCAATGACAATTATTTCCTTAATTGTGGCTTATTTACTTGTGTTATTGCTTTTACCTCAATTTAATGCCATCACGGATAAAAGCTTGAGCTTGCAATTATCTCCTAATTTATTGATAGCTACTGCAGGAATTACGCTTTTCACAGGACTGCTAGCTGGGAGCTATCCTGCCCTCTATCTTTCTGGTTTTAAACTTGTTAGCATTTTAAAAGGAAAATTAACCACTTCAACGGGAGAATTGTGGACCAGAAAAGGCTTGGTCGTATTTCAATTTGTTATTTCCATTGTGCTTTTAGTGTCCGTTTGGGTAGTTTACAAACAAATTGAATATGTTCAGAATAAAAATCTGGGTTATGAAAGACAGCAAGTAGTCAAAATCCCAATTGAAGGGGAAGTAGCCAATCGTTTAGAGCTTTTTATTGATCGCTTAAAAGCCGTTCCTGGAGTGGTGAATGCTTCGGCAACTACGCACTCTATAGTGAAAAGTGGTGCATCTACAACTGGTGTTACTTGGCAGGGAAAAGATCCCGATAGTAATATTTTATTTGAGCAAGCCAGGGCATATTACGGCTTGATTGAAACTTTAGGAATTGAAATGAAAGAGGGAAGAAGCTTTTCTAATGAATATGGAGCAGAGGAAGATAAAATTATTTTTAATGAAGCGGCCATTAAGGTAATGGGTTTAGAAGATCCAATCGGAAAAACGGTGACCATGTGGGGCAAAGAAAAGCAGATTATTGGTGTAGTGAAAGATTTTCATTTTTCTTCCTTACACGAGGAAGTTTCACCTATGCTTTTTCATTTCGATATCAGTTTTATGCTGAGCATTTTTGCTAAAATTCAAGCCAATAGTACAGAGGAAACGCTTGCAGGAATTCAGGCACTTTATAAAGACTTTAATCCGGGCTTCACTTTAAATTACGAGTTTTTAGATGTTAATTATCAGGCTCAATATCAGGCAGAGCAAAAAGTGTCTTTGCTTTCTCGCTACTTTGCCGGAATAGCCATCATTATCTCTTGTTTAGGCTTGTTCGGGTTGGCAGCTTTTACGGCTGAGCGAAGGCAAAAGGAGATAGGTATTAGAAAAATACTAGGCGCTGGAGGTTTGCAGATTATGAAATTACTCTCTGCTGATTTCACTAAAATGGTATTTATAGCTATTATTATTGCCTTGCCTATAAGCTTTTGGGCTACTCAAAACTGGCTTCAAGGTTTTGCTTACAGTATTGAACCCGAATGGTGGTATTTTGCAGGTGCCGGACTCATTGCAATAGTGATTGCTTGGATTACCATTAGCTTCCAAACCATTAAGGCCATGCGCTTAAATCCCGCAGAAACTTT